A single window of Zea mays cultivar B73 chromosome 10, Zm-B73-REFERENCE-NAM-5.0, whole genome shotgun sequence DNA harbors:
- the LOC103640866 gene encoding tryptamine 5-hydroxylase produces MELNLVSWVSSLLLLALSAAYVYYTTRRRSPQRLPPSPPGWPVIGHLHLLSEMPHHAMAELARTMKAPLLRLRLGSVRAVVISKPELARAALTTNDPALASRPHLLSGQFLSFGCSDVTFAPAGPYHRMARRVVVSELLSARRVATYGAVRVKELRRLLARLTKNTSPAQQPVDLSECFLNLANDVLCRVAFGRRFPHGKGDKLGDVLAEAQDLFAGFTVGDFFPELEPVASTVTGLRRRLKSCLADLRAVCDEIVDEHISGKRQRIPGDREEDFVDVLLRVQKSPDLEVPLTDDNLKALVLDMFVAGTDTTFATLEWVMTELVRHPRILKKAQDEVRRVVGGKGRVEESDVGELHYMRAIIKETFRLHPAVPLLVPRESVAACTLGGYHIPAKTRVFINTFAMGRDPEIWDSPLEYRPERFENGGEIDLKDPDYKLLPFGGGRRGCPGYTFALATVQVSLASLLYHFEWALPPGVAAEDVNLDECFGLATRKKEPLFVVVTKSEAYEFKGEELNEV; encoded by the exons ATGGAGCTGAACCTCGTGTCATGGGTGTCGTCCCTCCTCCTCCTGGCGCTCTCCGCCGCGTATGTCTACTACACGACGAGGCGCCGGTCGCCGCAGCGGCTGCCTCCGTCGCCGCCGGGTTGGCCCGTCATCGGGCACCTCCACCTGTTGTCCGAGATGCCCCACCACGCGATGGCCGAGCTGGCGCGTACCATGAAGGCGCCACTGCttcggctgcgcctgggcagcgtgcgGGCCGTGGTGATCTCCAAGCCGGAGCTGGCACGCGCCGCGCTGACCACCAACGACCCGGCGCTGGCGTCGCGGCCGCACCTCCTGTCGGGCCAGTTCCTGTCGTTCGGGTGCTCCGACGTGACGTTCGCGCCGGCGGGGCCCTACCACCGCATGGCGCGGCGGGTGGTGGTCTCCGAGCTCCTCTCGGCGCGCCGCGTGGCGACCTACGGCGCCGTCCGGGTGAAGGAGCTCCGCCGCCTCCTCGCGCGCCTCACCAAGAACACCTCCCCGGCGCAGCAGCCCGTGGACCTCAGCGAGTGCTTCCTGAACCTGGCCAACGACGTGCTCTGCCGCGTCGCGTTCGGGCGGCGGTTCCCGCACGGCAAGGGCGACAAGCTCGGCGACGTCCTCGCCGAGGCGCAGGACCTCTTCGCCGGCTTcaccgtcggcgacttcttccCGGAGCTCGAGCCTGTCGCTAGCACCGTCACTGGCCTCCGCCGCCGGCTTAAGAGTTGCCTGGCCGACCTCCGCGCGGTCTGCGACGAGATCGTGGACGAGCACATCAGCGGCAAGCGCCAGCGCATCCCTGGTGACCGTGAAGAGGATTTTGTCGACGTCCTGCTCCGAGTCCAGAAGTCACCAGATCTGGAGGTCCCACTCACCGACGACAACCTCAAGGCCCTCGTACTG GACATGTTCGTGGCCGGCACCGACACGACGTTCGCGACCCTGGAGTGGGTGATGACGGAGCTAGTCCGGCATCCACGCATCCTGAAGAAGGCGCAGGACGAGGTGCGGCGTGTGGTCGGTGGCAAGGGCCGCGTGGAGGAGTCGGACGTCGGCGAGCTCCACTACATGCGCGCCATCATCAAGGAGACCTTCCGGCTGCACCCGGCCGTGCCGCTGCTGGTGCCGCGGGAGTCCGTGGCGGCCTGCACGCTCGGCGGCTACCACATCCCGGCCAAGACCCGCGTGTTCATCAACACCTTCGCCATGGGCCGGGACCCGGAGATCTGGGACAGCCCGCTGGAGTACCGGCCGGAGCGGTTCGAGAACGGCGGCGAGATCGACCTCAAGGACCCGGACTACAAGCTGCTGCCGTTCGGCGGCGGCCGGCGGGGATGCCCCGGCTACACCTTCGCGCTGGCGACCGTGCAGGTGTCGCTGGCCAGCCTGCTGTACCACTTCGAGTGGGCGCTGCCGCCCGGCGTTGCTGCCGAGGACGTCAACCTCGACGAGTGCTTCGGCCTCGCCACCAGGAAGAAGGAGCCGCTGTTCGTGGTCGTCACAAAGAGCGAGGCCTACGAGTTCAAGGGGGAGGAGCTTAACGAGGTTTAA